Part of the Sorghum bicolor cultivar BTx623 chromosome 1, Sorghum_bicolor_NCBIv3, whole genome shotgun sequence genome, GATTTTGAAATGGCCTATAATTTTAATATCAGACACTTTTATTTATGTTGTTGAGTCCTGGGCCCCTCTAAAGATTGTAAAGAAAACTTTTATCTATCTTCACTTGTGATTGATTGCAAGAACAAAAAGCGACGCTCAACCACTACATCATTCGGTTCATATCTTTCTTCCTAATGATGAACAAAACACTAGTGACATGTTTTATCCTTGTTCTCTTTTCTTTACGTCGGTATTTTAGCATAGTCAACAATCAAATCGTTAGCTCAAATCGTCTTGTTAGGGACACCCTTAGCAGCATGATAAAATTAGGGGCAGCCTGTACATTCAATTATTCCTTTTACAAACATGATGAACGATGTCTATTATTGTTTTGTATTCCATTCGAGTTGTGCATTGTCTGAATTAAATAATTCAACGAGGTAAATAAGAAGCGAAGAAAGTATAACAGGGGTGAACAGACCATGGTACGGACGACATACAAACACCAATTTATTTCTAAATCCATGGGATGTATTTTATAGTGCTTATTTATGTTGAAAATATCGCTATATTTCCCATATTTTTAGATTTAAAAGTATGTTTTAGGCTTAATTTATGGCTTGCTCAAGCCCCTAAGATTCTCCGAGACGCCACTAGCCATGTAATTGTCATAACAGCAATGTACTTTagatatgtatacatatttgaccCCTAGCGCAATGACaaccatatttattttatataggctataaattttacaaaatttgatcAATAATTATTGAAACTATATGTAATATTAGAATATAAGCAGAACCTGCATCAATAAAATCTTTTCGAACTGCCTATGAGATAATATTGATTCCTTAGCAAATAACAGTATACTCCCATCATTTCAAATTATTATAAGTTGTTTTATCTTTTCTAAATATGTAACTTTAGCTAGCTACAAAAAATTTATTCTTCcttctaaattataaaatgtTTAAGCTTTTCTAGATTACTATCATGTACTCATTGCATTCTAAGTTATAAGAcgttttttataaatatattgcCTTTACCATGTATCGCGACATAACTTATATCTGTATATAACCAAAGGTACGTAtcttttaaaaataaaatatcttATAGTTTGAAATGGGGGAGtacttagggggtgtttagttccccttttACCccctaaaaattttagattttggtccatcattttgcataatAAAATTTAAACAACATACAATTTTTTTGGTAAAAAGGTGACTATTCTCCATTTCAGATTTTTGCCTCAAGAGGCAAAAAAAGGCCCAAAAAAGCCTCAAGATGTCACAATGAGGACAATAAATTCTGAATGGCATTTTGTATTTCATTATTTTAAAGTAGTTGACATTTTGTATTGTGCATTCTTTTCTTTTGCGAGCATTTTGCATTCCTTGGGGAACTAAACGGGTCCACAATTTAAAATGGAGGAAGCACTTTTAAAAGTTAAAGGCTAAAAATCTATTTTAGTGAGTaattccctcaaaaaaaaagggTACACGTCCACGTGTCTAAATCCTTTTTGACCTGGCTTGCCGCCTGGTGACTTGAGTTTGACTCCAACAGTTCCCGTCCACACTACTCCCGCCCCCATTTGATTTGAGATTTGACCTGaccatcgcctcctcctccgcctcgtccCTCCCGCCGAGCCCGATCGACCTCCCTTCCGCCGCACGCCGGCCTCCCTCCTCCTCCGCGCCCCGAGGCCGCAGCCGCGTTGACCCCcgcgcctccccctcctcctccaccaccgcaTCGCCTACCTTTACGTCCTCCTCAAGCCCCTTCATGCCGTCGAAAGGCATCTCCGGCCCCCTTTTAGCGCCCACCGTCCACCGCCGCTTCCCCCaccgcctctctctctctctctcttcatccCCTCTGTCTCTTCACCTCCAGCCACCGCCAACTCCTCCGGACGCCGCTCTTCTTGCTCTGCGCCGGACGGCCGGAGGCCTCCTCCTTCCAGGTAACGCCAGCTTGTTCTCGTTCGTTCCATCATGTCCGCGGACTCGTTGCAGTTGGTGTCCTGATGGGATGGGGGTGGAGTTCCAGGTGCTGCGGCGTCCATGTCACTGGAGTTCAGGTCCGAGTGCGATGACATCGAGGAGGCCAAGTCCCCCAGCAACACCAgcgtcgccgccgtcgccgtcaaGAACGCTGACGCCTCGGTCTACAAGATCATCCACGGCTACCTGAAGCAGAAGAACAACTCCATCATCAAAGTCGCCGCCAATGTCGCCAGGAAAGCGGCCTCCAACAAGTACGTCTAGTAATTAACACCCCGTCCAATTTCTCTGTGCTAGGTTCACCCGAGAAATTGCAAGTTTACAAAATTGGCCAATCGCTTCTCGTGATGCGTCCAGATTATCGAGGAAGACCTCCGATGTCTTCGACACCTTGCTTCAGAAGCAGCAGAGCAAGTGGGGAAACAAGGCCGGACCGTTGCTTTCTGGGATCTGTTACTGCATCGCCTCCTGCAGCATGATATTGCTCAACAAGGTGGTTCTCTCCGGCTACAATTTCGATGCTGGAATATCGCTGATGCTATATCAGGTGATTCGGTTTATTCTGCGGGTTTTTTTTTCATGCGGCTTGAGATTTTGTAGTTCAATGCGATGCAACTGATCATATCTCCCTTTGTGGTTCAGAACTTGATAAGTGTCGTCATTCTTCTCTTACTTGAGCTCTTCCATGTCATTTCTACGGAGGAACTCACATGGAAGTTGATAAAAGTCTGGATTCCGGTGAATCTTATTTTCATCGGCATGCTACTAACTGGAATGTACAGGTACTTCCTGCATAACTCTGAATATACATGTCACATGATGATCCGTTGGTAACCTTTAGGTGGATTGAACCTGTCAGGACAAATGTGACAGTATTCCATcttttttatttcatttcaaGTTTAGTTGTCTCAATTCTGAAGTAAACTTTATTGGTGTCGTAGGCTTGCAGTAGTATTGATTAactctccttttctttttgtCTCTGCAATTCTTCAGTTTGAAGTACATAAACGTCGCAATGGTGACAATATTAAAGaatatgacaaatattataaCGGCTATAGGAGAGATATATATATTCAGGAAGGGTCAGAATAAGAAGGTTTGGGCTGCACTTTTTCTGATGGTAGGTTCATTCTTGCTTGACATGCCCCTTCTTTGACTTCCATATATCAAAGTAATGCTTGACTATTGACCTTCACGAAGGATTTACCTCCAGAATAgcatgagtttttttttttttacctgaGCAGTTTATGTCTCTGTCTTCCTTTGCAGATTGTATCGGCTATATGTGGGGGGATTACAGATCTCTCTTTCCATCTAGTTGGCTACACGTGGCAAATTCTGAATTGCTTTCTAACAGCAGGCTACTCGGTTAGTTCATTTTGTCCTAACAGTTTTACACATCTATAGACTATTGTAAGTTTCTCTACAATCTCAATGGATTGCTGCGCAGAGGTTGCTGGTGCCCTGTATTTGAACTCTTTCCTCCTTAAGGCAATGATACGCAATGCTGTTGCGTACGAGAAAAAAAATGTATAATCAATTAATTCATTTCCGTAATCAACACTGGAACAATGTCAAGCCTAGTTCAACCTTTTTGATTATTTTTATGAGGTCAATCTTATTAGTTCTGCTGCGTCCCTAGCACTTCTAATCCACGATCCTTTTATAACAGCTTACACTAAGGCGCTTGATGGATACAGCTAAACAATCAACAAAATCTGGCTCCCTCAATGAAGTTTCTATGGTGTTACTCAACAATGCGCTCTCAATTCCATTCGCACTCATTTTGGTTGTAATCTTCAATGAGTGGGAATATGTTTATCAAGCGTAAGAATTTCATCttgttgcatgttaaccattacttctttaaataaaaacaaattttCATGGTGTGGACTAAGTACTTGGTCTGAGTCGTTTGTTAACGTATTTATgtatttattattttctttttcaggcCTGAGCATTCTAGAGTAGTTAACTCTATTGATTTGATCATAGACATGTTTTTTGAAAGCAGACATGTTATGCATTAACTTTTACCTGTTTATTCCAATTTAACCAAAACATATTAAACTTCATTTCGTCGTACTCCACATTAAACTTAAACTTCCTTTCATAAAAAAAGCGTTCTGACTTTGCTCACAAAAGATGCTTTAATCTCTGAGACCAACTTTTGGGAACAAGCACTGGCTAGTTTGGTAGAGCGCTCCTGTTGAGAGCGACGCCACCCGGGCTTGAACCCGGTGCCCACCTCCTTTCTAGCAAATTTCCGGTACGCCCTAGCatgtctttcaaaaaaaaaaactgcaacCAACTTAAATATGAAGTCAAATGAGATGCACCAAGAAAACCAACATTTTTTTTATCATCACAAATGGTTGCCTCTAGGGTACAACTATCACCGTGCATGCTGCTTCAtttgcacatatatatatatatatatatatatatatatatatatatatatatatatatatgactttCATTGATTTGCAGTGAAGTTATCAGAGACCCAATGTTCTGGGTTGTTGCAACAGCTAGTGGTTTGCTAGGTCTAGCCATCAGCTTCTCATCAGTGTGGTTTTTGCATCGGACTGGTCCAACAACGTACAGGTGAGACGACAGTACTAATCTGTGGTGCCCACAAAAATGTTTACATACAAAAAGAGAATAGATCTGCACTCCTGTGAGCAGAGAAGTCCTTATCATTTTGTTTTATCCTTTTCAGTCTTGTTGGTTCTCTGAACAAGATACCCATTTCGATTGCTGGTATTTTGCTGTTCAATGTCCCTGTAAGCGTCGAAAATTTATGTAGCATAGTTTTTGGTAAGTATTTACTTCGCCCATGATATTTTTCTAATGTCCTTTTTATCCATGTTACCCTAACGATTTCTGCATGTTCTCACCAGGTCTTTTTGCTGGGATATTCTTTGCAAAGGCAAAAATGTCGTCCTAACTGTCATGTCCCTGTGTCTGTGTGGTTGTAAAGCTGTAACATGAAAAGTTTCTGCGGCAGCTCTGCCTCTGTACAGAGATATGATCAGAGTCTATCAACTGTACAGAGATATGATCAGAGTTCATAAATTTTTTACATCCTTTCCCTTCATTCACAAAGGGTACAGCATGTGTGTTTGTGTGCCCTCAGTTTTGTAACATGACAATGCCAAGGCAGAAGGAACTCTGCAAGGCGAATCAGCAATTGGAACTCTGCTAATCTGATCAAGAAATTGAGCAGAAGGATTATACTACACAATAAAGGAAGGACTTAGTGTTTCCGACTTGGTTGTCATTTGTCAACCAGTCCTCTTCAGGAATTCATGGCAAAAACATCACCGATCAATTCGGTTTGTGCCTATTATCTCTCTCAAAGAGAGGTAATTCTATTTATCTGAGACTTAGTATACAATATCTAGATTCAGTGGTGTCCATAATTCCCAAACTGTAAATTGGCGCAGCAAAGCCAAACGATACTTGTTCTCGAGTAACTATTGCTATACCAAGATTAAAGTAAGATGGGAGACAAATCAAACATGATCACCTAAGTAGCTTGACCATTTTAATAACCCATTTGTCATATACTTAgctggaaaaaaaaagaatcacAGGTGCAGCGGGAAGTAAAAATATATCACATTATATGACATCAAAGATGACTTGAGTTTTTGGGGGAGCGAGAGTAACCTCACACCACCACACGTATATATGCGCAGCCAATTTTTTTCCCCCTCAAAGCCAAATCCAGCTTTGAGTTCGACAATCCGTAAACCACGCACACTGGACACGTTCAGCTGCTTTTCTTGGCGAAGAACCCGCCGAGGCCGGGGAGGTTGaacccgccgccgctgccgccgtcgtCGGCAGCGGCAGCCTTCTTGCCGGAGGTGGTAGCGGCGccccgcggcggcggcttggCGCGGGAGGATGCGGCGGCTGACGCGCCGGCGACCTTGTTGAGGAGCGGGTCAGTCTCCACCAGCTGGTCCTTCTTGAAGATGAAGCCGAAGATGATCTCGCCGAGCCCCTTCTCCTCCTTGGCCGGCGCCGGGCCGCCCCTGGTGGCGGCTGGCGGCACGGCCAGCACGGACCGCCGCGCTGGCCGCGTCCTCCCCGAGGTCGGCGCCACGGCCGCCGCCACGGTGCTGCCGAACGCCACTGACGCCATGCTAAAAGCTAGCTTCTTTGCGAGCGATCGGGAGTTCGGGATGAAATGAAACAATGGctgccttctttttttttctcctccGTGAGGCGGCGAGAGGTGGGCATATAAGCGGGCGTGGTGACTGTGCAGGTGGTGGTCGTGATGGGGAGGGCGAGGCGGCCACAAGCGGCTTATCCGCTGTGGGGTGGGGGTGCGGGCAGGCGCAGCGGACGTGGTGAGGTGAGGTCGGCGCGCGCGCGCGTTGCTTGCTGCCGGCTGCCGCTGCGAGAGGAGCCGATCGGGCCGCGGAAACAGCGGAGGTGGACGTGGCTGGACCACGGGCACAGGTGCGGCGGGCCAAGTGGCCGGGGCGCGCGAGAGGACCGTGTGCGACGCACGTACGTAGTCTTGTCTTGGCCTCTTTGGGGCGATTCGTCTTGCtcccaacttttttttttgacaagttttTCAAATTATGAATACGATTCATATTGAATACGAATTCGTTCGTGCCATAGCTATGTATGAGGATAGAGGAGTCTCATGGATTTTGATCATCAGACTTCGTAGTGCAAGAGAAATACGAGCAACCACTTTAAGCCTTTTCTCTTTAGTAGTTAGAAAGGAGGTTGTTGACTGGTTGTCTTGATATGTATCTTTAATCCGAGATTCTATGTTGCTTAAAGCATACTAGGTCGCATTCTTCTTTCCTTATTTCTTTTGCAATAGTTGTGTGTAGGGTCTTTGTTATAGTAATGagaactttttttaaaaaaaaactgcctTCACCTAAAAAAACATACAGTAAAAATAAAACTTTTTTCTAACAAGGGGATCTCCCCATTTCCATAGCAACAGGAACGAAAAATACATCAAGAGTTTTCAGAGTTGTTTAGGAAGGCAAAAAAGACTAAACGGAGCAAGGACGATTCAAAGTCACAAGCTTGCATGTGAAACACTTTTGTTTAGCCATCAACCAAAGGAATATCTTAATTTTTTGGAGAAATTCTTCCTTTCCAAATGTACTTGAATGAAGAGGCACTCTCAGAACACGTCAAAGCATTATATGTAGATTTCACAGGAAATTTGCTTCTAATTTCCGGTTTCTAGGCAATTCTGTCCCGATCCAAGAGGTGACATCAATGTGAATGTATTCCTTGCAAAATACAGGTTAGTCATAAACACTTGTATTCATCAATCAAAAAACCCAAATTTGAAAATGGGGCCTAGATCTATTCAACCTTGTAAATTATGAGGCTGAGAAATGCTACGAGATCTAATCAATCAATTGATGTTATATATAAGAATATAAACTTTATATTGATCTATATATATAGGTGACTTCATGCTATCTCTTCTATCAAAAGGCTAGTGAACTTCTTGACTTGTCTGATATCACATACCTCAAAATTTAGTCAATGTTTCACCATAAAACCCTAAAGAATGGATGAAAAGTACTTATCACAAGCAATAATTTTTTTAcatcataagtagtaaagtttAATATCACAAACATTGATATTATATACAACTTTACAGTGACATCACTCAAAGATGATCCTTTATACAACAAAACATGTGACCACCCAAAACCACTACAAATGAATTATGTACACCCGCCCACATGATTTGGCTTACATAAAGTCATTGAAGTTGTAACATATAATCTTAGGGGAGGAGGTTTGATGGTAAAGGTTAGAGATGTCCAACGGGCCGTGCCGGGCCAGCTCAACGTTGTGTCGTGCCGTGCCACAGATCGCTGGGCCGCTACGGGCCATCGTGCCTAGCGGGCCGTGCCTCTACGGGCTTCGTGTCTAGTCTTCAGCCCAAGGCACGACCCGCGAACCAGTTCCCGTCAAGCACGTCGTGTCGTGCCAGCCCACAGTCCATCAAACCGATAATAGCTCATGTTTATCAATATTTTCACCAAATGCTAAAATATTTCATCATTTTTACCAATtatttatcattttcaccaataTAACAATTAACAGCATATATATACAAGTCATAACTACACCAACAGTTCATGTTCATCGGGCTGCTATCGGGCCGACCGCTGGAACGGGCCATGCCGCGTGCCTTGATGGCGGCCCAGGCATGGCCTAGTCCCTCAGGCCGGGTCGGGCCAGGCCCGGTGGCCACCGTGCCATGCCATGCTCGGGCCGGACCAAATCACCGGGCCATGGGCCACATGGCCATGTATGGTAAAGGTTCTTTTCTTTTAATAAAGTGTATACTTCCCATACATTTCTCTTTACAAATATGGTGTCCCATTATAAAAGGACAAGAAGAATGTATAGTTGTTGCTTTTGAATAATTAGTTTTGATTATTTTTTTATCAATGCATTCGTCCTTCCATTCATAGTCAACCTCATCTTTAGGCTAAATGTATAGCTTTTCAATACATTCTTTACGACATTCATAACTATTCTCATCTTTAGACTAAGTGTATAACTTTTTCATACATTCTTTAAGTCATTCGTAATTGTCCACATCTTTAGACTAAATGTATACCTTTTCAATAAACTCTTTAAGCCATTCTTAACCATCCTCATCTTTTGACTAAGTGCTATTGATGTATGGTCCAAATAGTTAGCAGCAATTATTAACATCGTAAGGCTCACTACCTTGTGCTATTGATGTGTGGTCCAAATAGTTTGTAGTTGTATGTTACAATTTAGGTGACAAAGATTACCCTCGTAAGATGTCATATATTACTACGAGTTTGATATTAAGTAGCATAACATAGGATTGTTATGAGATTTCTAAATCTTGACCAAGGGGAATAATATTAAACTTTGCATAAAGTGACCTTAACAATTCAACAAAATTTTAACAAGGACGGGACAATAATATACTTTGTCAGTATACTTCAAATACACATATACACAAAAATATTAAACTTTGTCAACAACACTTGATATGGATAAAAAGATTAACTACTTATTGTAATTTATTCATCTCCTTAACATAGTTTTTAAGAGAGAGACACCACAATACATGTTCAATCTAGTGGTGATATTTATGATaaaaatgttgcaaataatcatAGTAGGTATATTTATTTGCGAATTCCATCATGTCTCTTCCATTAAAAGATCATAAAAACTTAAATCATGTCTACCGCTAAAACACTCATTTATTTTAACAACCAAGCGACAATGTATTTCAGTACCACCTAACTTTAAATGCTTGTGTATCTTAATTCCAAAATGTGATTGTCTTTATGAGCTTTACAACACTGACTATATCGAAAACATGATCGGCTTTGCATCATTGACTGTATCCAAAACGCGACCAACTCATGGTTGGATGTTGTGGTTTTATTTATGTCTCCAACAAATTCTTAGAAATCCAATAGACCAAGTGGCGACATCAATGGTACAAGCAGCATCCTATTAAGGTATATTTCTtcgataatttatttatttatcatatctCTTTTTATCAAAAAATGCCAAAAACTAAACTTATGTGATATCACGTGAGCGGCTCTACAAGCTTATAGCATTAACTATATCGAAAATGTGACTACCTTTACAGGCTTTACAACGTTGGCAGTATCCAAAACATGGCCGACTCGTGGACCATATATCGACATCTATGGTTGGCTGGTGTGGTTTTGTTAATCTACCCTATAAATTTTCAGAAATTTGACCAAACAAACGGCGACATCAATGATATAAGCAACCATCCTATTAATCACTATAGATATATTTACTTGGCAAAAAAATCTCTCTGTCACATctcttttataaaaaaaaatcaccGAAAAATTGGACTCACGTGATATCCAACACTATCAAAATGTAACTGGCTATATCGAAAACATGACTGGCTTTATAGCATTAGCGTATCCAAAACGCGACTAACTCATTGACCATAGACCAACATTCATGGTCTTGGTTTTATTAGTCTGTCCAATAAATTCTTAGAAATCTGACCAAACAAGTGGTTGGCTGCCGTGGTTTTATTAACCTGCCCTACAAATTTTTAGAAATCCAACCAAACAAGCAGCTGGTCGTCGTGGTTTTATTAATCTATCCTATAAATTCTTTGAAATCTGATCAAACAAGTAGCGACATTAGTAGTATAGGCAACCGTCCTATTAATCACTCTAGGTATATTAATTTGGAAAATAATCTCTTTATCatatttcttttataaaaaaattcatTAAAAAACTAGAATGTGATATCTAACACCACCAACGTGACCGTCTCTACGAGCTTTATAGCATTTACTATATCGAAAACGTGACCGGCTTTACAGGCTTCATAGCATTGTCTGTACTCCAAACGTGACTCACTCATTGACCATAGACCAACATTCATTGTTGGCCGTCGTGGTTTTATTAATCCGCCCTATAAATCTCTAGAAATCCAACCAAAGAAGTTGTTGGCCGCCGTTGTTTTATTAATCTGGCCTATACATTCTTAGAAATCCGACCAAACAAGCGGTGGGCCGTCGTTGTTTTATTAATCTGGCCTATACATTCTTAGAAATCTGACCAAACAAGTGGCAGCATCAGTGGTATAAGCAGCCGTCTTATTAATCACTCTAGATATATTATTTGGCAAAATATTTCCTCATCCTACCTCTTTTTATCAAAAAGTCATCGAAAAACTAGACTCATGTGAAATCAAACACCACCAAAATTAGAAAGGGCTAGATCATTTCCACCATAGAACCCTTAGGAAGAGGGTGGAGGTACTTATCATGACTCATGTTCATGCCAAAGGCGCATTCACAAGGTGAGGTTGCCGATTTAGGAAGGCAGCGCAGCCAGCCGGCAGCCACCGCTAGAGGCGGCGTCCCTCACAAAAACCCACTCCATCCCCCTACAAAGACAACGGCAAGCCAAAAAGAGAGCGGGACACCAACCCGGGCGCCAAAAGCTCCTCTCCAAAACCACGCCGCGCCGCCGCATTCCAGCAAACACCTCGCCGGCGGAGGCGGCGCCCCGGATGGTCGGGTCCGACGTCCCTCCCGGCGGCTCCGGCGCGCCCCCGGGGTCGCCGGAGCGTCCCAGGAAGCGTAAGAGCGGCGCCGAGGTCGCGGCCGCGGCCGAGGACGCGTCGCCCAGGCGCACGACGCGGAGCTcagcgtcgtcgtcggcgcAGGTGGACGTGAAAGGCGCGGTGGCGTGGGCGCGGCGCGTGGCCGCGGGGGAGCTGTGGGCGGTGCGCGGGCGCAACCGTGGCATCGACGTCGACTTGGAGCCGCTCGGGGCGGTGATCCTGGCGGTGCGGCACGTGCGCTCCAAGCTCGACCCCGACGACCCCGACACGCCGTACTACAAGGTGACGCTCTTTCCAGGCCGACCCGCGGGGTTTTTCTCTCGACGCGTTCGAATTCTTGGGATTTGCGTGCACGAGGATCGCCGTCTTCGCGGCTCTCTTGTCTAGTTTTGTTCTAAAATGGATCAAATACTGCCGGTGTTTTCAGGCTTGCCGAAGTTCCGATCCGTTCGGGAAAGAAAATGTTTCGTTCGGTGTACGTCTTTCACTCGTCACCATTGCATGACGCTGTATTTGTTAGGACACGGAATTATCAGGTGTTGTCTCTCCAT contains:
- the LOC8080218 gene encoding GDP-mannose transporter GONST1, with product MPSKGISGPLLAPTVHRRFPHRLSLSLSSSPLSLHLQPPPTPPDAALLALRRTAGGLLLPGAAASMSLEFRSECDDIEEAKSPSNTSVAAVAVKNADASVYKIIHGYLKQKNNSIIKVAANVARKAASNKLSRKTSDVFDTLLQKQQSKWGNKAGPLLSGICYCIASCSMILLNKVVLSGYNFDAGISLMLYQNLISVVILLLLELFHVISTEELTWKLIKVWIPVNLIFIGMLLTGMYSLKYINVAMVTILKNMTNIITAIGEIYIFRKGQNKKVWAALFLMIVSAICGGITDLSFHLVGYTWQILNCFLTAGYSLTLRRLMDTAKQSTKSGSLNEVSMVLLNNALSIPFALILVVIFNEWEYVYQAEVIRDPMFWVVATASGLLGLAISFSSVWFLHRTGPTTYSLVGSLNKIPISIAGILLFNVPVSVENLCSIVFGLFAGIFFAKAKMSS
- the LOC8079702 gene encoding uncharacterized protein LOC8079702; the encoded protein is MASVAFGSTVAAAVAPTSGRTRPARRSVLAVPPAATRGGPAPAKEEKGLGEIIFGFIFKKDQLVETDPLLNKVAGASAAASSRAKPPPRGAATTSGKKAAAADDGGSGGGFNLPGLGGFFAKKSS